Part of the Coriobacteriaceae bacterium genome is shown below.
GATGCTCGAGCCCGTCTTGCAATATGACTTGCCCGACGTGGAGCCCACGTTCCATCCTATTGGAAGCCTGTCCAACGTGATGGGCGACGACCTGCGCGAGCCCGAGCGCGACCTGCCGCTCGACGTTGCGCTCGAAAACGCCGGCAGCGCGCGCGAGCGTTACTTCCGCGTGCCGTCCATTTTGAGAGAGGGGGAGAGCGAGTAATGGCGCTAAGCTTCGATTCCCTTACCGCCGCCCAGATTGCCGCGGGCGTTGCCGCCGGCGACTTTACCGCTACCGAGGTGGCCCAGGCCTCCCTTGCCGCCATCGAGGCGCGCGAGGGCGGGGTCCAGGCATTCCTGCAGGTGGCGCCCGAGCTCGCGCTCGAGGCCGCCGCGCGCGTGGACGCCGACCGTGCCGCAGGCAAGCCGCTGCCCCCGCTCGCGGGCGTGCCGCTGGCCATCAAGGACAACATGAACCTCGTGGGCACGCGCACCACCTGCGCTTCCCGCATGCTCGAGAACTACCAGAGCGTCTACACCGCCACCTGCGTCCAGCGCATGCTGGATGCCGGCTGCCTGCCCATGGGCAAGGCCAACATGGACGAGTTTGCCTTTGGCAGCTCCACCGAGAGCTCGGCGTTCCACCGCACCAACAACCCCTGGGATACCGAGCGTGTGCCCGGCGGCTCCTCGGGCGGCTCCGCTGCAGCCGTCGCCGCGGGCGAGGTCGCGCTCTCGCTGGGCTCGGACACCGGCGGCTCCATTCGCCAGCCGGCGTCGCTGTGCGGCGTGGTGGGCTTTAAGCCCACGTATGGCGCCGTGAGCCGTTACGGCGTGGTTGCCTTTGGCTCGTCGCTCGACCAGGTGGGGCCCTTCGGCCGCACGGTCGAGGATGTCGCGCTGGCCATGAACGCGCTTACCGGCGCGGGCCACGATCCGTACGATTGCACCAGCCAGGATTGCGCTGTCGACTTTACCGAGCATCTCAACGACAACATCGAGGGTAAGCGCGTGGGCATCATCCCCGCGTTTATGGAGGCCGAGGGTCTGACGCCCGAGGTCAAGGCCGCTGTTCAGCGCGCCGCCCAGGAGCTGCAGAACCAGGGTGCCGAGCTCGTGGAGGTCGACCTGCCGCACCTGGATGCCGCCATCGCCGCTTACTACGTCATCGGCCCGGCCGAGGCGTTCTCCAACTTGGCCCGTTTCGACGGCATTCGCTACGGCTATCAGGAGGAGGGCTGCGCCAACCTGTCCGACCAGAGCTCGCTCTCTCGCGCCCACGGCTTTGGCGCCGAGGCCAAGCGCCGTCAGATGCTCGGCGCCTACCTGCTGAGCTCGGGCGTGTACGACAAGTACTACTACGCTGCGCAAAAGGCCCGCACGCTCATCACGCAGGACTACGACGCCGCGTATGCCAAGGTGGACACCATCCTCATGCCCGCCTCGCCGCGCACGGCCTTTAAGTTTGGCGAGATCAGCGACCCCACGCAGATGTACCTCTCCGATCTGTACACCATCTCGCTCAACATCTGCGGTAACGGTGGCATCTCGGTGCCGCTGGGCCTGGGCGAGGATACGCAGCTGCCCGTTTCTGCCCAGCTGGTGGGTCCGGCCTTTAAGGACCGTCAGCTGCTCACGTTTGCCCGCGCCCTGGAGCGCGGCTTTGCCGATACCGCCACGGGTGCGCCCGCGCTATCCGTCGCGCCCGATTTTGCCGGGAAGGGAGGCGAGCTGTAATGAAGGAGCTTTCCGAGGTCCTGCAGGATTGGGAGGCCGTGATCGGCCTGGAGATCCACACCGAGCTCACCGCACTCGACACCAAGATGTTCTGCAACTGCAAGCTCAGCCACGATGACGAGCCCAACGCCAACGTGTGCCCGGTGTGCCTGGGCCTGCCCGGCGCCCTGCCGGTGCCCAACAAGCGCGCCATCGAGAGCATCGTCAAGGCCGGTCTGGCCACCAACTGCGAGATCCAGCGTCACTCGATGTTCTACCGCAAGCACTACTTCTATCCCGATATGGCCAAGAACTTCCAGACCACGCAGGGTCCGGTCGCCTTTGCCATGTACGGTCACCTAGATCTGGACGTGACCGGTCGCGGTGCCGCCGAGCGCCCCGACTGCGCGTTTGGTGAGGCCGAGGCCCAGAGCCTGGCGAGTGCTTCGGCCAACGCCGAGGGTCTGTCCACGTCCATGACGTCGACCATGCGCGAGGGCAACCAGCGCGCCGGCCATCTGGCCAGCTACGACGCGTCCAACCTACAGATGCCCGAGCGCCGCGAGGATGGTTCCTACACGGTGCCCATTCGCATCCTGCGCATCCACATGGAGGAGGACGCCGCCAAGATGGTCCACGTGGGCGGCGCCGAGGGTCGCATTACCGCCGCGGCCGAGTCGCTCGTCGACTACAACCGCTGCGGCACGCCTTTGATTGAGCTCGTGACTGAGCCCGATCTGCGCACGCCCGAGGAGGCTCGCCTGTTTATGGAGAAGCTCCGTCGCATCTTTGTGACACTGGGCATTTCGGACTGCTCCATGGAGAAGGGTTCCATGCGCTGCGACGGCAACGTGTCGCTGCGCCGCCGCGGCGAGACCAAGCTGGGTACCAAGACCGAGCTTAAGAACCTTAACTCGTTTAAGAGCCTGCATGATGGCCTTGCCTACGAGATTTGCCGCCAGGCCGAGGTACTCGAGGAGGGCGGCATCATCTACCAGGAGACCCGTCACTGGGAGCCCAGCCGCAAGCGCACCGTAGTCATGCGTGTGAAGGAGACGGCCGACGACTATCGT
Proteins encoded:
- a CDS encoding aspartyl/glutamyl-tRNA amidotransferase subunit C; the protein is MALSEKDVRGIAEYAKIALTDDELTQMTSYMNDAVQMLEPVLQYDLPDVEPTFHPIGSLSNVMGDDLREPERDLPLDVALENAGSARERYFRVPSILREGESE
- the gatA gene encoding Asp-tRNA(Asn)/Glu-tRNA(Gln) amidotransferase subunit GatA: MALSFDSLTAAQIAAGVAAGDFTATEVAQASLAAIEAREGGVQAFLQVAPELALEAAARVDADRAAGKPLPPLAGVPLAIKDNMNLVGTRTTCASRMLENYQSVYTATCVQRMLDAGCLPMGKANMDEFAFGSSTESSAFHRTNNPWDTERVPGGSSGGSAAAVAAGEVALSLGSDTGGSIRQPASLCGVVGFKPTYGAVSRYGVVAFGSSLDQVGPFGRTVEDVALAMNALTGAGHDPYDCTSQDCAVDFTEHLNDNIEGKRVGIIPAFMEAEGLTPEVKAAVQRAAQELQNQGAELVEVDLPHLDAAIAAYYVIGPAEAFSNLARFDGIRYGYQEEGCANLSDQSSLSRAHGFGAEAKRRQMLGAYLLSSGVYDKYYYAAQKARTLITQDYDAAYAKVDTILMPASPRTAFKFGEISDPTQMYLSDLYTISLNICGNGGISVPLGLGEDTQLPVSAQLVGPAFKDRQLLTFARALERGFADTATGAPALSVAPDFAGKGGEL
- the gatB gene encoding Asp-tRNA(Asn)/Glu-tRNA(Gln) amidotransferase subunit GatB, translated to MKELSEVLQDWEAVIGLEIHTELTALDTKMFCNCKLSHDDEPNANVCPVCLGLPGALPVPNKRAIESIVKAGLATNCEIQRHSMFYRKHYFYPDMAKNFQTTQGPVAFAMYGHLDLDVTGRGAAERPDCAFGEAEAQSLASASANAEGLSTSMTSTMREGNQRAGHLASYDASNLQMPERREDGSYTVPIRILRIHMEEDAAKMVHVGGAEGRITAAAESLVDYNRCGTPLIELVTEPDLRTPEEARLFMEKLRRIFVTLGISDCSMEKGSMRCDGNVSLRRRGETKLGTKTELKNLNSFKSLHDGLAYEICRQAEVLEEGGIIYQETRHWEPSRKRTVVMRVKETADDYRLFPDPDLAPFDLDDEFIDRCRGEIPELPDAKRARFEADFGIKAADAEQIAGDPEFADFFEAAAAGMAGKEAQTVANLLVNEMIAYLKGAGVSLAESGIAPAQVAALAKLLATDAISSNQAHEVFEAMAQTGDDPNKIVDERGMRQVSDAGALQPIVDEVLANCAEQAQQYRDGNQKVIGFLVGQCMKASRGKGNPKLFNELLRTSLS